From Tsuneonella aeria, one genomic window encodes:
- a CDS encoding 16S rRNA (uracil(1498)-N(3))-methyltransferase: MPATPAWPPRSAPRLFVPPPLAEGAHVEVEGNQAHYLSRVMRVAAGDTVILCDDQTGEWAARVVETAKRSVIMEPVERLRPREAVPDLWLCPALIKKDRFDVVLEKATELGVAEIRPFIARRSVADRLNPDRARSAVIEAAEQCARTALPVVAAPVSLDAMLADWPEGRTLFFADEAGGAAAVDAFGAGGGEVAAILVGPEGGFDDSERAAIRALPRAVPISLGPRILRAETAAIAATALWMGVAGDWQH, encoded by the coding sequence ATGCCCGCAACACCCGCCTGGCCGCCCCGCAGCGCTCCGCGCCTGTTCGTCCCCCCGCCGCTGGCTGAAGGCGCGCACGTGGAGGTCGAAGGCAACCAGGCCCACTACCTCTCCCGCGTCATGCGAGTGGCGGCCGGCGACACCGTGATCCTGTGCGACGACCAGACCGGTGAATGGGCCGCGCGCGTGGTGGAGACGGCCAAGCGCTCCGTCATCATGGAACCCGTGGAGCGACTGCGCCCGCGGGAAGCCGTGCCCGACTTGTGGTTGTGCCCGGCGCTCATAAAGAAAGACCGCTTCGACGTCGTGTTGGAAAAGGCGACCGAGCTCGGCGTCGCCGAAATCCGCCCCTTTATCGCCCGTCGTTCGGTGGCCGATCGGCTCAATCCCGATCGCGCCCGCTCCGCAGTGATTGAGGCGGCGGAGCAGTGCGCCCGGACCGCCCTGCCCGTCGTGGCGGCGCCCGTTTCCCTCGATGCCATGCTGGCCGACTGGCCGGAAGGCCGCACGCTGTTCTTTGCCGACGAAGCTGGCGGAGCGGCGGCAGTGGACGCTTTCGGCGCAGGCGGCGGCGAGGTGGCGGCTATCCTGGTGGGTCCCGAAGGCGGCTTCGACGACAGCGAGCGGGCTGCGATCCGCGCACTCCCCCGCGCGGTCCCGATCTCGCTCGGCCCCCGCATCCTGCGCGCGGAAACCGCCGCGATCGCTGCCACCGCGCTGTGGATGGGCGTTGCCGGGGACTGGCAGCATTAA
- the clpS gene encoding ATP-dependent Clp protease adapter ClpS, with the protein MPVRAAGSDHDRDADDQVGIATKTRAKPKKPSQYKVLLLNDDYTPMEFVVMVLKRFFRMDLEQATRVMLHVHQRGVGVCGVYPYEVAETKVHQVMDFARENQHPLQCTLEKA; encoded by the coding sequence ATGCCGGTCCGCGCCGCGGGAAGCGACCACGATCGCGACGCCGACGACCAGGTTGGCATTGCCACCAAGACCCGTGCAAAGCCCAAGAAGCCCAGCCAGTACAAGGTGCTGCTGCTCAACGACGATTACACCCCGATGGAATTCGTGGTGATGGTGCTGAAACGGTTTTTTCGCATGGACCTGGAACAGGCGACGCGGGTGATGCTGCACGTCCACCAGCGCGGCGTGGGGGTGTGCGGCGTTTACCCCTACGAAGTGGCGGAAACCAAAGTGCACCAGGTGATGGATTTCGCGCGCGAGAACCAGCACCCGCTTCAGTGCACACTCGAAAAGGCCTGA
- a CDS encoding methyltransferase family protein encodes MNDRARPAGPLPPSDVSPWVGLAGLAGLFGWIALCRHWPQLVLGYGLPGPAERLDGPHAALAGLLAALLPMILVTLLVDRAHRRPSTGIDWAVRRPLAETWRVSMVKIAGLWFTWVIIAGLYCMGRWYWADPYLFAMSVLAWAAAPLVILSVPYVLWLDRRMVEPRDHAWHFGAMVLGHAAYDPEAVKKHWRAWIIKGFFGAFMISILPAGFATVVQADYAAMVRDPAALGMALITVLFLVDVQIGTVGYLVTFRPLDAHIRSGNPHLAGWIAALMCYPPFVYTFMGAGILGYEAGTPGRGDANWTVWLAGHSILLAIWAAVLVALTAVYAWATFAFGLRFSNLTYRGVLTNGPYRFTRHPAYLAKNTFWWLSALPFLVTNGSLTDTVRNVAGLAAVNAIYYWRARTEEQHLWAEDPKYRVYHTWMSAHGPITAPLVRLKRALRWRLRDPAVRELAG; translated from the coding sequence ATGAACGACCGCGCCCGCCCTGCCGGACCCCTGCCGCCGAGCGATGTCTCGCCGTGGGTCGGGCTGGCGGGCCTCGCCGGCCTGTTCGGCTGGATTGCGCTCTGCCGCCACTGGCCCCAACTGGTGCTCGGTTACGGCCTGCCAGGCCCAGCCGAGCGACTTGACGGCCCGCACGCCGCGCTCGCTGGGCTGCTCGCGGCACTGCTGCCGATGATCCTAGTGACCCTGCTGGTGGACCGGGCACATCGGCGACCCTCCACCGGGATCGACTGGGCCGTGCGCCGGCCGCTGGCGGAAACCTGGCGCGTCTCGATGGTAAAGATCGCCGGCCTGTGGTTCACCTGGGTCATCATCGCAGGCCTGTACTGCATGGGCCGCTGGTACTGGGCCGATCCATACCTGTTCGCTATGTCGGTGCTGGCATGGGCCGCCGCCCCCCTCGTAATCCTGTCCGTGCCCTATGTGCTGTGGCTCGACCGGCGCATGGTGGAGCCGCGCGACCACGCCTGGCATTTCGGAGCCATGGTCCTGGGCCATGCGGCCTACGATCCCGAAGCGGTGAAGAAACACTGGCGGGCATGGATCATCAAGGGGTTCTTCGGCGCCTTCATGATCTCCATCCTGCCGGCTGGCTTTGCTACTGTGGTCCAGGCCGATTACGCTGCAATGGTGCGCGATCCGGCCGCTCTGGGCATGGCGCTCATCACCGTCCTGTTCCTGGTAGACGTCCAGATCGGGACGGTCGGGTACCTGGTCACCTTTCGCCCGCTCGACGCGCATATCCGCAGCGGCAACCCGCATCTCGCCGGGTGGATCGCCGCACTCATGTGCTATCCGCCCTTCGTCTATACCTTCATGGGAGCGGGCATACTGGGGTACGAGGCGGGAACGCCCGGACGTGGCGACGCCAACTGGACGGTCTGGCTGGCCGGCCACTCCATCCTGCTAGCGATCTGGGCCGCCGTGCTGGTCGCGCTTACCGCGGTCTATGCATGGGCGACGTTCGCGTTCGGGCTGCGCTTTTCGAACCTCACTTATCGCGGTGTGCTGACCAACGGTCCGTACAGGTTCACCCGCCATCCGGCTTACCTTGCGAAAAACACGTTCTGGTGGCTGTCGGCGCTGCCGTTTCTGGTTACCAACGGATCGCTGACCGATACCGTGCGCAACGTCGCCGGTCTCGCCGCGGTCAACGCCATCTATTACTGGCGGGCGCGGACGGAGGAGCAGCACCTCTGGGCCGAGGACCCGAAGTATCGCGTCTACCACACGTGGATGAGCGCGCATGGCCCGATCACCGCGCCGCTGGTTCGGCTGAAACGGGCGCTGCGCTGGCGCCTGCGCGATCCGGCGGTGCGCGAGCTGGCGGGCTGA
- a CDS encoding PHA/PHB synthase family protein — protein sequence MASATPPPNPFAALFDMQGEAMREMWGAMMPGAASDATQPPTMGWDDMAAWAETGRALQSMWLEYLGGTGSAAPAGGAGIDPARFLLLSKGWSDAWQKTMADGLSTQGALAEETLALWSGVVGQAAGTNDAGTEMPRNDKRFSDPAWRNHPAYALLHQAYLMVADHLNRMAQDATGLDPAKRDQLAFATRSMLEAMSPDNFIATNPVVLERTMATRGANLVKGMRHLIDDLRRGQLTHTDTEAFRLGETIATTPGKVIHETPLYQLIQYSPATETVLETPLLIFPPWINRFYILDLTPKKSFIKWAVDQGLTVFVVSWKSADASMKDVIWDDYIRAQIDAVDLVRSRLKVPSVHTIGYCVAGTTLAATLAILARRGHAGKVASATFFTAQVDFEEAGELKNFIDENQLEMLGTLSPDGYLDGRYLAATFNLLRGRDLIWNYVVNNYLLGADYPAFDLLHWNGDVTNLPAKWHGAYLRDLYRDNRLVVPDALEADGTPIDLSRIDTRIFIQAGREDHIAPAASVWRLTRHARKDTTFVLAGSGHIAGVVNPPAAGKYQYWTGDSDADSLDDFVAGATEHKGSWWPHWFEWLTAKDAKKVPAKGKRAPGGKGDTVLEDAPGRYVRTR from the coding sequence ATGGCCAGCGCGACCCCCCCGCCCAATCCCTTCGCCGCGCTCTTCGACATGCAGGGGGAGGCGATGCGCGAGATGTGGGGGGCGATGATGCCCGGCGCCGCCTCGGACGCGACCCAGCCCCCCACGATGGGGTGGGACGACATGGCCGCCTGGGCCGAAACAGGCCGCGCGCTGCAGTCCATGTGGCTCGAGTATCTGGGCGGAACGGGCAGCGCCGCGCCGGCCGGCGGAGCAGGTATCGATCCCGCGCGCTTCCTCCTCCTGTCGAAGGGGTGGAGCGATGCCTGGCAGAAGACCATGGCGGACGGCCTCTCAACGCAGGGAGCGCTGGCAGAAGAGACGCTGGCCCTGTGGTCGGGGGTGGTGGGCCAGGCGGCCGGCACGAACGATGCTGGAACGGAGATGCCCCGCAACGACAAGCGCTTCTCCGACCCGGCCTGGCGGAACCATCCCGCTTACGCGCTCCTCCATCAAGCATACCTGATGGTCGCCGACCATCTCAATCGGATGGCCCAGGACGCGACGGGTCTCGACCCGGCGAAGCGCGACCAGCTGGCGTTCGCCACGCGGTCGATGCTGGAGGCGATGAGCCCGGACAATTTCATCGCCACCAACCCGGTGGTGCTGGAACGGACCATGGCGACACGCGGCGCGAACCTGGTGAAGGGAATGCGTCACCTGATCGACGATCTCCGGCGCGGGCAGCTGACGCATACCGATACCGAAGCGTTCCGCCTTGGCGAAACGATCGCCACCACGCCCGGGAAAGTGATCCACGAGACGCCGCTCTACCAGCTCATCCAGTACAGTCCGGCGACGGAAACGGTGCTGGAGACACCATTGCTGATCTTTCCGCCATGGATCAACCGGTTCTACATCCTCGACCTCACGCCGAAGAAGAGCTTCATCAAATGGGCGGTCGACCAGGGCCTGACGGTTTTCGTCGTGAGTTGGAAATCGGCGGATGCCAGCATGAAGGACGTGATCTGGGATGACTACATCCGCGCGCAGATAGACGCGGTCGATCTGGTGCGCAGCCGGCTCAAGGTGCCTTCCGTCCACACTATCGGATATTGCGTGGCCGGGACCACGTTGGCGGCCACGCTGGCCATTCTCGCTCGGCGCGGCCACGCGGGCAAAGTTGCGAGCGCGACGTTCTTCACCGCGCAAGTGGACTTCGAGGAGGCAGGCGAGCTCAAGAATTTCATCGACGAAAACCAGCTCGAAATGCTCGGTACGCTGTCGCCCGACGGCTATTTGGATGGCCGATATCTTGCCGCGACGTTCAATCTGCTGCGCGGGCGGGATCTCATCTGGAACTATGTGGTCAACAACTACCTTCTCGGTGCGGATTATCCCGCGTTCGACCTGCTCCACTGGAACGGCGACGTGACCAACCTGCCGGCAAAATGGCACGGCGCCTACCTGCGCGATCTCTACCGCGACAATCGACTGGTCGTGCCCGACGCGCTGGAGGCGGATGGAACCCCCATCGACCTGAGCCGGATCGACACGCGGATTTTCATCCAGGCGGGGCGTGAGGACCATATCGCCCCGGCGGCCAGCGTGTGGCGCCTCACCCGCCATGCGCGGAAGGACACGACATTCGTGCTTGCCGGATCGGGTCACATCGCCGGCGTCGTCAATCCCCCTGCCGCGGGTAAGTACCAGTACTGGACGGGCGATAGCGACGCGGACAGCCTGGATGACTTCGTCGCGGGCGCGACCGAGCACAAGGGAAGCTGGTGGCCGCACTGGTTCGAATGGCTAACCGCAAAGGACGCCAAGAAAGTGCCCGCAAAAGGCAAGAGGGCGCCTGGCGGCAAAGGCGACACGGTTCTGGAGGACGCGCCAGGACGCTACGTCCGGACGCGGTGA
- the phaP gene encoding phasin family protein (Members of this family are phasins (small proteins associated with inclusions such as PHA granules). Note that several different families of phasins have been named PhaP despite very little sequence similarity to each other.) has translation MAADPATKTTDTPIAAKADTPAPVEAKDVTPAAKMETAGPDDAPTATAAFKPKAKAEARKSRKAKTAAAAKRRVAAPPAPKATTAAPRTPTVSQLKDKIMATAKTTDFTATVQNVTAEAQTRAKAAYDKMQAAAGEMTEFTKGNVEALVESGKILGTGMQSMARGEVEAAKDAFETVTADLKAMAAVRTPTDLFKLQGEIARRNFDAMVAHYAKNAEVSMKLANEAFAPISSRMSVAAEAISKAA, from the coding sequence ATGGCTGCTGACCCCGCCACCAAGACTACTGACACCCCGATTGCTGCCAAGGCCGATACGCCTGCGCCCGTCGAGGCGAAGGACGTCACGCCTGCTGCGAAGATGGAAACTGCCGGTCCGGACGATGCACCGACTGCCACGGCCGCGTTCAAGCCCAAGGCGAAGGCAGAAGCGCGCAAATCCCGGAAGGCGAAGACTGCTGCGGCGGCAAAGCGCCGCGTTGCGGCTCCGCCCGCCCCGAAAGCTACAACTGCGGCACCCCGCACCCCCACCGTTTCCCAACTCAAGGACAAGATCATGGCCACTGCCAAGACGACCGATTTCACCGCTACCGTGCAAAATGTGACTGCCGAAGCGCAGACCCGCGCCAAGGCCGCTTACGATAAGATGCAGGCCGCCGCCGGCGAAATGACCGAATTCACCAAGGGCAACGTCGAAGCCCTGGTCGAATCCGGCAAGATCCTTGGCACCGGCATGCAGAGCATGGCCCGCGGCGAAGTGGAAGCTGCCAAGGACGCGTTCGAAACCGTGACCGCCGACCTCAAGGCGATGGCCGCGGTGCGCACACCGACCGACCTGTTCAAGCTGCAGGGCGAGATTGCCCGCCGCAACTTCGACGCGATGGTCGCACATTACGCGAAGAATGCCGAAGTCTCGATGAAGCTTGCCAACGAGGCTTTCGCGCCGATCTCGAGCCGCATGAGCGTCGCTGCCGAAGCGATCTCCAAAGCAGCCTGA
- a CDS encoding glutamate--cysteine ligase, translating into MSTRQASGTDDPIIESRDQLAAPMAAGEKPRAQWRIGTEHEKLVYRRADHAAPPYDGPGGIREILHEMQAFGWKPVEEGGKVIALTGPDGAVSLEPAGQLELSGAPLESLHDTCAETGRHLDQVKSIGERLDVGFLGLGMWPDKTRDELPIMPKGRYGIMLRHMPRVGTLGLDMMLRTCTIQTNLDYGSEADMVQKFRVSLALQPLATALFANSPFTEGRPNGYLSYRSHIWSDTDPHRTGMLPFVFEDGFGYDRYVDYMLDVPMYFVFRDGKYIDAAGHSFRDFLRGELEVLPGELPRASDWVDHLSTAFPEVRLKSFLEMRGADGGPWNRICALPALWVGLLYDQSALDAAWDLVKDWTMEEREELRRAVPRLGLDAPVGRGRTLRDIAPEVLRIARSGLGARGRLNSSGDNESGFLEPLDEIVASGKVPAQRLLDLYHGDWNGDISRVYEHSF; encoded by the coding sequence ATGAGCACGCGGCAGGCATCCGGCACGGACGATCCCATCATCGAAAGCCGCGATCAGCTCGCGGCGCCCATGGCCGCCGGGGAGAAGCCGCGCGCGCAGTGGCGCATCGGCACGGAGCACGAAAAGCTGGTCTATCGCCGCGCCGATCACGCTGCCCCGCCCTATGACGGGCCAGGGGGAATCCGCGAGATCCTGCACGAGATGCAGGCCTTCGGCTGGAAACCGGTGGAAGAAGGCGGCAAGGTCATCGCGCTGACGGGGCCCGACGGCGCCGTCAGCCTGGAACCGGCCGGTCAGCTGGAGCTATCGGGCGCGCCGCTTGAATCGCTGCACGATACGTGCGCGGAGACCGGCCGACACCTCGACCAGGTGAAATCGATCGGCGAACGGCTCGACGTAGGATTCCTCGGCCTCGGCATGTGGCCCGACAAGACGCGCGACGAATTGCCGATCATGCCCAAGGGCCGCTACGGGATCATGCTGCGTCACATGCCGCGCGTCGGCACCCTGGGCCTCGACATGATGCTGCGCACCTGCACCATCCAGACCAACCTCGACTACGGCAGCGAGGCGGACATGGTGCAAAAGTTCCGCGTCAGCCTGGCGCTGCAACCGCTGGCCACGGCGCTGTTCGCCAATTCGCCGTTTACCGAAGGGCGGCCCAACGGCTACCTCAGCTACCGCAGCCACATATGGTCCGATACGGACCCGCACCGCACCGGCATGCTGCCCTTCGTGTTCGAGGACGGTTTCGGCTACGATCGCTACGTCGATTACATGCTCGACGTGCCGATGTACTTCGTCTTCCGCGATGGGAAATACATCGATGCGGCCGGGCACAGCTTCCGCGATTTCCTGCGCGGTGAGCTGGAGGTGCTGCCCGGCGAGCTGCCGCGCGCGAGCGACTGGGTCGATCACCTCTCCACCGCCTTTCCCGAAGTGCGCCTGAAATCCTTCCTGGAAATGCGGGGGGCGGACGGGGGCCCGTGGAACCGCATCTGCGCCCTGCCCGCGCTATGGGTCGGGCTGCTGTACGACCAGTCCGCGCTCGACGCCGCGTGGGACCTGGTCAAGGACTGGACGATGGAGGAACGCGAGGAACTGCGCCGCGCGGTGCCCAGGCTGGGACTCGACGCGCCGGTTGGGCGGGGCCGCACCCTGCGCGATATCGCGCCCGAAGTTCTGCGCATCGCGCGAAGCGGGCTTGGCGCGCGCGGGCGGCTCAATTCCAGCGGCGACAACGAATCGGGGTTTCTCGAACCGCTGGACGAGATCGTCGCCAGCGGCAAAGTGCCTGCGCAGCGCCTGCTGGACCTTTATCACGGCGACTGGAACGGCGACATCAGCCGGGTTTACGAACACAGCTTCTAG
- the ubiA gene encoding 4-hydroxybenzoate octaprenyltransferase, protein MSSGPSFSDNAVVPDSEHGGLVARLPQRLRDFAMLARFDRPIGWWLLFWPCAWGIWLAGAGWQWSLIGWMLLGSIAMRGAGCVYNDIVDAALDRQVARTAQRPVASGRVSARAAWVWLFALCAAGLLVLLQLRWQAQLVALGSVALVAAYPFMKRITWWPQAWLGLVFTWGAPVGWIALRGDHLGVLAALYAGAVFWCVGYDTIYALQDREDDALVGIRSSALRLGAGVQAGVLAFYTAAIALWALAFWLLRGDWVALLALLPAAAHLLWQALTLDPADPDNPLARFRSNRTAGALMAAACLVVGNA, encoded by the coding sequence GTGAGCAGTGGGCCGTCCTTTTCCGATAACGCCGTGGTCCCGGACAGTGAACATGGCGGCCTGGTCGCGCGCCTTCCGCAGCGTTTGCGGGATTTCGCCATGCTCGCGCGGTTCGACCGGCCGATCGGATGGTGGCTGCTGTTCTGGCCTTGCGCGTGGGGCATCTGGCTGGCCGGCGCCGGGTGGCAGTGGTCGCTCATCGGCTGGATGCTGCTCGGCAGCATCGCGATGCGCGGGGCAGGGTGCGTCTACAACGATATCGTTGACGCCGCTCTCGACCGGCAGGTGGCGCGCACGGCGCAGCGCCCGGTGGCAAGCGGCCGCGTGTCGGCCAGGGCCGCGTGGGTCTGGTTGTTCGCTCTCTGCGCCGCCGGCCTCTTGGTCCTGCTGCAACTGCGCTGGCAGGCGCAGCTCGTCGCGCTCGGCAGCGTGGCGCTGGTGGCGGCCTATCCTTTCATGAAGCGGATTACCTGGTGGCCCCAGGCCTGGCTGGGGCTCGTGTTCACCTGGGGCGCGCCGGTCGGCTGGATCGCACTGCGCGGCGATCATCTGGGCGTGCTCGCGGCGCTTTACGCCGGCGCGGTGTTCTGGTGCGTGGGCTACGACACGATCTACGCGCTGCAGGACCGGGAGGACGACGCGCTGGTCGGCATCCGTTCCAGTGCGCTGCGCCTGGGCGCGGGCGTGCAGGCGGGGGTGCTGGCGTTCTACACCGCCGCGATCGCGCTGTGGGCGCTGGCGTTCTGGCTGCTGCGGGGCGACTGGGTCGCGCTGCTGGCGCTCTTGCCGGCGGCGGCGCATCTCCTGTGGCAGGCACTAACGCTGGACCCGGCCGACCCGGACAATCCGCTCGCGCGGTTCCGCTCCAACCGCACGGCGGGGGCGCTGATGGCTGCGGCGTGCCTGGTCGTCGGGAACGCTTAG